GGTCTGTGATGGCAAGGGCACCCAGCCCTATTGCCTCTGCCTCCCGCACAAGTTCCAGAGGAGATTTTGTGCCATCGGAAGCTGTACTGTGGGTATGCAAATCCACAGCCGCCTGCATGGACTTACAGCCCAAGGGCCTTTTCCATTTTTTCCGAGTTTGTTTTACAATCAATGCACTGGGTAGTTACAGGCCGGGCCTTGAGCCGTTCAAAGGAAATATCTTCGCCGCAGCTCTCACAAAAACCAAAGGTTCCGTTATCAATGCGATCCAGGGCCTGCTTTATTTTTTTTATCAGCTTATGTTCCCGATCCCGGATGCGCAGCTCAAAATTACGGTTGGATTCATGGGAAGCCCTGTCTGTGGGATCAGGAAAACTTTCCGTAGAGGCTGTCATACCACTGACGGTATCACCAGCCTGATGAATCAGTTCATCCAGTTGTGTGACAAGATATGTTCTAAAAAACTCAATCTGTTCTTTATCCATGGGCACCCCCCTTACATATCATATCGGTTTTGAACCGAACCGCATCCCGCTGGCGAAACGCAGGTCATACAACGGGTAATACAGCTAAAAAAAACTTACCCGTAAAAAAGTATGACTGCATACCACAATGGCTTTTTTTATGTAAAGGTCTTTCTTTTTTTTTACTCACACCTGCCTGTTTTTTCGCGACCGCAGCAAAGCCGCCAGATGTCTCCGTTTTCTCCGGATTGGCCCGGACATTCCGCCTGTCCTGTACAGTCCATTTCACCCTTTTCCCTTTTTCTCATGCAGGGTGTCATTCTGGGTATCTGTTCAGAATTGATAGGGTTTTCCACCGGGTCCATATTGAAAAGAAGGCGTATCCATCCGAGGTACCGGTCCCTGTGGCCGTGCATTCCTCCACTTTTTAAAAGGGCAATGGGATCATGCAGAACCTTGGTTACCATGGCCTCCACCATACGCTCCAGCGCTTCCGGATTTTCCCCTTGTCTGAGCCAGTCATCTCCCAGGGTGCGCTTCAGTTCATCTTCAAGGATGGTCTCCACCTTGGTTCTCAGTTCTTTGATGGTGGGTACAAGTGCCAGTCCTTCCACCCAGTCTGCAAAACGCAGTACCGCTTCTTCAATAATGCCTTCGGCCCGGCCTGCTTCCTGTTTACGTTCATTCAGATTGTCATCCACAACCCCCTGCAGGTCATCAATGTCATAAACATAGGCGTTATCCAGGGTGTTGATGGCCGGATCCACATCTCTGGGTACGGCAATGTCGATGAAAAAGAGGGAGCGGTTCTGTCTTTTGCGCATCAGGGGACGGACATCGGATTTCCGGATCACATAATCCGGTGCGCCTGTGGAACTGATGACTATATCCACGTCTCCGAGGTTTTCAAAGACATCCTCAAAGCGGATGGCTTCGCCATCAAAACGCCGGGCAAGAGCCAGACCCCGCTCAAAGGTCCGGTTGGCCACAAGAATCCCGCTGATTTTATGTCTCAGCAGATGTTCTACGGCCAGCTCCGCCATTTCTCCGGCACCCAGCAGCATTGCCTTCCGGCCTTCCAGAGAACCGAATATCTTCCTTGCCAGTTCAATGGCCGCATAACTTATGGACACGGCATGATCGCCTATGCCCGTTTCAGTCCGGATAC
The sequence above is a segment of the Desulfobotulus mexicanus genome. Coding sequences within it:
- the dksA gene encoding RNA polymerase-binding protein DksA, with protein sequence MDKEQIEFFRTYLVTQLDELIHQAGDTVSGMTASTESFPDPTDRASHESNRNFELRIRDREHKLIKKIKQALDRIDNGTFGFCESCGEDISFERLKARPVTTQCIDCKTNSEKMEKALGL
- the hemA gene encoding glutamyl-tRNA reductase; translated protein: MMNDALQASGWDGMSRLPGIVLLGMNHKTAALEVREKLSLNTEEVAYLLLALKQSEGISEAMILSTCNRVEFLLVAENVKDARNRVFSELALRKNLQPELFSPCFYAHEGLDAVRHLFRVAASLDSMVLGEPQILGQVKQAYQGSTGAGASGPILNRMLHRAFQVAKRIRTETGIGDHAVSISYAAIELARKIFGSLEGRKAMLLGAGEMAELAVEHLLRHKISGILVANRTFERGLALARRFDGEAIRFEDVFENLGDVDIVISSTGAPDYVIRKSDVRPLMRKRQNRSLFFIDIAVPRDVDPAINTLDNAYVYDIDDLQGVVDDNLNERKQEAGRAEGIIEEAVLRFADWVEGLALVPTIKELRTKVETILEDELKRTLGDDWLRQGENPEALERMVEAMVTKVLHDPIALLKSGGMHGHRDRYLGWIRLLFNMDPVENPINSEQIPRMTPCMRKREKGEMDCTGQAECPGQSGENGDIWRLCCGREKTGRCE